A segment of the Thermoplasmata archaeon genome:
ATCGGTCGCCTGGGAGCAGGCCGAGAACCGCCTCCATGCCCAAAAGGCGATCCTCGAGCACCTCATGCGCGCGCGGGCCCCGACCGGGCGCGCCCGCCGCTAGGCGACGGGGGTCGAGTCCGCTCGCAGGCGGACCTTGAGCAGTCGCTCGAGACGCCGCACGAGCTCGTCGGGCGGACGAAAGCCCCCGGACTCTAGCTTCAGGACGATCGACTTCTTCTCGTTCAGCTTCTTGCCGAGGTCCTCGGGCGTCCAGTGCAGGGCCTCGCGCGCCGTGCGGACGCGACGCGCCCAGTCCGGGGCGAGCTCCATCTCTCCGATCTCGGTGTACAGGTCCCGTTCCTCGAGCCGTCGCGGCCCGCTGCTCGCTCGCATCGCCCCTCCGCCGTAGCGGGGCGGCGGGGCCCCCGGGCGCGCGGCAGGCGCGGTCGGCGGCGGATCGACCGGCGTACCGAACCTCGCACAGTCCGTGCACAGGCGCAGGACCGTCCCTTCGATCCGAACTCGGCTGAGCATCTCCGCCTCGCGGCCGCACATCTCGCACAACATGGCTACCCTCGCGATCGCTCCCGAAGCGAGCGGCTGCGCCGCCGCGCCTCCATGCGGGCCCGTCCCTCCTGAGCCCGCGTCCGCTCCTCGTCGTTCGTCGGCTCGAGCGAGGGGACCGCCACGGGCCGCCCGTCGCGGTCGACCGCGACCATGGTGACGTAGGCCTGCGCGACGAGGTTCGGCGATCCGCCCTCGAGGGGCTCGGCCCGGATCCGCACCCACACCTCCATCGCGCTGTGGCCGACGCAGGTGAGCGCGGCATCGAAGTCGACCACCTCGCCGACGTGCACGGGCGCGATGAAATCGACGCGGTCGACTGACGCGGTCACGCAGTTGGTCTTGGCGTGCCGTGTCGCGGTGATGTAGGCGACGCGGTCGACCTCGGCGAGCAGGACGCCCCCGAAGACGTTGCCGGCGAAGTTCGCGTCCGTCGGGACCATGAGGCGTACGACCGACGAGCGGCTCTCGTCGGCGGTGCGGGACGCGGGCGCGGGCACGCGAACGACCTCGGAGAACGACGGGGCTCGGGCACCCCGCCGCGCGCTAAAGAGGTTTCGTTCTCGGCCGACGGCCCGGCCGGCATCGGGGCGTTTCACGACCTCGGGGGCCGCCTCTTAGGCAGGGGCGAGCTCGCTCGCACCGAGGCTCGCATCATGTCGTCCGCCCGGTCGAACCCGAAGAGCGTCCGCGCCGCACCGCCCCTGCCGAAGGCCACGTTCGCGAGCGTCGCGGTGGTCGTCTCCGACCGCCAGCGCGCGCTCGAGTGGTACACGAAGTGCCTCGGCCTCGACGCGATCGACCGGCTCGACCACTGGGTGACGGTCGGGCGCAAGGGCCAGAACGGCGTACTCCACCTCTGCCAGACCTCCGAGTACGACCCCAGCCTGCCGCTCGAGCGCGGGAACACCGGCATCCACCTCCGCCTGCCCGGCGATTTCGAGACGGCGTGCGCGGCGCTCGCCGCCCGCGGCGTCACGTTCACGGCCCCGCCCAAGAAGGAGGAGTGGGGCTGGGGCGCCATGATCGCGGACCCCGACGGCAACGAGATCGCGTTGAGTCCGGCCTAGCGCCCGCCCGGGGCCGGCGCCGGGACGCTCGAGCCGCGTCTCTCGGCGTGGAGCGCGATAATGCCTATATAGGGGTACCTTTTGGCCGCGCCCGGAGTCCATCGGAATGGCGCAGAAGCCTCACCTGAACATCGTCTTCATCGGCCACGTCGACCACGGTAAGTCCACGACCGTCGGCCGGCTGCTCCTCGACACCGGGGTGATCCGGCAGGAGGAGATCGACAAGTACCGGGCCGAGGCCGAGGCGAAGGGCAAGGCGACGTTCGAGTTCGCCTGGGTGATGGACGACCTCAAGGAGGAGCGGGAGCGCGGCGTCACGATCGACATCGCGCACCGGCGCTTTGACACCCAGAAGTACTACTTCACCATCATCGACGCGCCCGGCCACCGTGACTTCGTCAAGAACATGATCACGGGAACGAGCCAGGCCGACGCGGCCGTGCTCGTAGTCAGCGCGGCCGAGGGGGTCCAGGAGCAGACCCGCGAGCACATCTTCCTCGCGCGGACGCTCGGGGTCAACCAGCTGATCTGCGCGGTCAACAAGATGGACCGCCAGGAGGTCAACTACTCCGAGGCGAAGTTCAACGACCTCAAGGAGGAGCTGACCAAGCTGCTCAAGAACGTCGGCTACAAGGTCGCCGAGCAGGTCGTCTTCATCCCGATCTCGGCGTTCAAGGACGACAACATCAACAAGTCGAGCGCGAACATGACCTGGTACAAGGGCCCGACCCTGCTCCAGGCGCTCGACAACCTCAAGGTCCCCGAGAAGCCGACGGACAAGGCGCTGCGGCTGCCCGTCCAGGACGTCTACACGATCACGGGAATCGGCACCGTGCCGGTCGGCCGTGTCGAGACCGGGAAGATGAAGATCGGCGACAAGATCATCTTCCTGCCCAGCGGCAAGTCCGGCGAGGTGAAGTCGATCGAGATGCACCACGAGGCCGTCACCGAGGCGATGCCGGGCGACAACGTCGGCTTCAACGTGCGCGGGATCGACAAGAATGACATCCGGCGCGGGGACGTCGCGGGCCCCACCACCAGCCCCCCGACGGTCGTTGAGAGCTTCACCGCGAACATTCAGGTCCTCAACCACCCGAGCGTGATCACGGTCGGCTACACGCCCGTGTTCCACGCGCACACCGCCCAGGTCGCCTGCGAGTTCACCGAGCTCCTCAAGCGCCTCGACCCGAAGACCGGCCAGACGGCCGAGGAGAACCCCCAGACGCTGAAGACGGGGGACGCCGCGGTGGTCAAGATCACGCCGAAGCGGCCGCTCGTGCTCGAGAAGTACAAGGAGTTCCCGCAGCTCGGCCGCTTCGCGGTCCGCGACATGGGCCAGACCGTCGCCGCGGGCGTCGTCGTCGACATCAAGAAGCGCGAGTAGGCGCCGCTTCGGTCGTCCGGCGGAGGAAGGGGCCATCCATGCCGCAGAAGGCCCGCATCTCGCTGTCGGGGACCGACTCGCGCAAGGTCGACTCGATCTGCAAGCAGATCCGGGAGATCTCGCAGAAGACCGGCGTCGCGATCGCCGGGCCGATCCCGTTGCCGACCAAGAAGCTCAAGGTTCCGGTCCGCAAGGGGCCCGACGGCGGGGGTACGAGCACGATCGACCACTGGGAGATGCGGATCCACAAGCGCCTCATTGACATCGACGCCGACGAGCGTGCGCTGCGCCAGGTGATGCGGATCCAGGTGCCCGACGGCGTCAACATCGAGATCGTGCTGACCGGCTGAGCGCGCGTGTTCGCCCCGGGCGCCGGCCGACCGCTGGCGGCGGCGGCGGCCGTGCTCGTCGTGATCGCCGCCTTCGTGGGCGTGGGCGTATTCCCACGGCTGCTCGGCGTGCTCGTC
Coding sequences within it:
- a CDS encoding VOC family protein, which translates into the protein MSSARSNPKSVRAAPPLPKATFASVAVVVSDRQRALEWYTKCLGLDAIDRLDHWVTVGRKGQNGVLHLCQTSEYDPSLPLERGNTGIHLRLPGDFETACAALAARGVTFTAPPKKEEWGWGAMIADPDGNEIALSPA
- the rpsJ gene encoding 30S ribosomal protein S10, translated to MPQKARISLSGTDSRKVDSICKQIREISQKTGVAIAGPIPLPTKKLKVPVRKGPDGGGTSTIDHWEMRIHKRLIDIDADERALRQVMRIQVPDGVNIEIVLTG
- a CDS encoding acyl-CoA thioesterase; amino-acid sequence: MPAPASRTADESRSSVVRLMVPTDANFAGNVFGGVLLAEVDRVAYITATRHAKTNCVTASVDRVDFIAPVHVGEVVDFDAALTCVGHSAMEVWVRIRAEPLEGGSPNLVAQAYVTMVAVDRDGRPVAVPSLEPTNDEERTRAQEGRARMEARRRSRSLRERSRG
- the tuf gene encoding translation elongation factor EF-1 subunit alpha, coding for MAQKPHLNIVFIGHVDHGKSTTVGRLLLDTGVIRQEEIDKYRAEAEAKGKATFEFAWVMDDLKEERERGVTIDIAHRRFDTQKYYFTIIDAPGHRDFVKNMITGTSQADAAVLVVSAAEGVQEQTREHIFLARTLGVNQLICAVNKMDRQEVNYSEAKFNDLKEELTKLLKNVGYKVAEQVVFIPISAFKDDNINKSSANMTWYKGPTLLQALDNLKVPEKPTDKALRLPVQDVYTITGIGTVPVGRVETGKMKIGDKIIFLPSGKSGEVKSIEMHHEAVTEAMPGDNVGFNVRGIDKNDIRRGDVAGPTTSPPTVVESFTANIQVLNHPSVITVGYTPVFHAHTAQVACEFTELLKRLDPKTGQTAEENPQTLKTGDAAVVKITPKRPLVLEKYKEFPQLGRFAVRDMGQTVAAGVVVDIKKRE
- a CDS encoding multiprotein-bridging factor 1 family protein gives rise to the protein MLCEMCGREAEMLSRVRIEGTVLRLCTDCARFGTPVDPPPTAPAARPGAPPPRYGGGAMRASSGPRRLEERDLYTEIGEMELAPDWARRVRTAREALHWTPEDLGKKLNEKKSIVLKLESGGFRPPDELVRRLERLLKVRLRADSTPVA